The following coding sequences are from one Niveibacterium umoris window:
- the lpxB gene encoding lipid-A-disaccharide synthase — MAVCIAMVAGEASGDLLGCRLMAAIKRRLPDARFVGIGGPSMVREGMESWFPAERLAVNGFADALRRLPELLSIRRELLAGIKREAPDVFIGIDAPDFNLGVERRLKASGIPTVHYVSPSVWAWRGGRVNKIKRSADHVLCLFPFEPELYQRVGLPATFVGHPLADEFELEPDRQGERERLCLPRDAQIITLMPGSREGEVRKLAADFVGAAKRIHEARPDVRFLVPLVTRETRALFEHAMLAAELPADFPLKLMFGHSHEAMTASDVVLLASGTAALEAALLKRPMVIAYKIAPWSYRIIKKMMYLPYVGLPNILCKEFLVPELLQEDCEPQKLAEASLKWLDDTDGVSALTERFKSLHLSLRKDNASRAADAILGMIGGKAP, encoded by the coding sequence ATGGCGGTCTGTATTGCGATGGTCGCCGGCGAGGCGTCGGGCGATCTATTGGGGTGTCGCCTGATGGCCGCGATCAAGCGTCGCTTGCCGGACGCACGCTTTGTCGGTATCGGCGGCCCTTCCATGGTCCGGGAGGGTATGGAGTCCTGGTTTCCTGCCGAGCGCTTGGCAGTGAACGGATTCGCCGACGCACTGCGCCGTCTGCCAGAACTGCTGAGCATCCGGCGTGAACTCTTGGCCGGAATCAAACGTGAGGCGCCCGATGTCTTCATCGGCATAGACGCACCGGATTTCAATCTTGGTGTCGAACGGCGTCTGAAAGCATCGGGTATTCCGACGGTCCATTACGTCAGCCCTTCGGTTTGGGCCTGGCGAGGCGGCCGCGTCAACAAGATCAAGCGGTCGGCCGACCACGTCTTATGCCTCTTTCCATTCGAACCAGAGCTCTATCAGCGGGTCGGTCTTCCAGCCACCTTCGTTGGCCATCCGCTCGCCGACGAATTTGAACTGGAGCCTGATCGGCAAGGCGAGCGAGAACGGCTGTGTCTTCCTCGGGATGCCCAGATCATCACACTGATGCCGGGCAGCCGCGAGGGTGAGGTGCGCAAACTGGCTGCGGATTTCGTGGGCGCGGCCAAACGCATTCATGAAGCGCGGCCGGATGTTCGCTTTCTTGTTCCGCTGGTGACGCGCGAAACCCGTGCACTGTTTGAGCACGCCATGCTTGCCGCCGAACTACCAGCCGATTTCCCGCTGAAACTGATGTTCGGACATAGCCACGAGGCCATGACCGCCTCTGATGTCGTCTTGTTGGCAAGTGGTACCGCTGCGCTGGAGGCGGCCCTGCTGAAGCGGCCGATGGTGATTGCGTACAAGATCGCTCCTTGGTCGTACCGGATCATCAAGAAAATGATGTACCTGCCGTACGTCGGGCTCCCGAATATCCTGTGCAAGGAATTCCTGGTGCCAGAGCTGTTGCAGGAAGATTGCGAACCGCAAAAGCTCGCCGAAGCTTCACTCAAGTGGCTCGACGACACCGACGGGGTTTCAGCTCTGACCGAACGCTTCAAATCGCTGCACCTGAGTCTGCGCAAGGACAACGCGAGCCGTGCCGCGGATGCGATTCTCGGAATGATTGGTGGCAAGGCTCCATGA